The Mercenaria mercenaria strain notata unplaced genomic scaffold, MADL_Memer_1 contig_1775, whole genome shotgun sequence genome contains the following window.
gtggaagaggtggtggtggaggtggtggagaTATTttaggtggtggtggtggtagtgttGGTGGACGGACGTGGTAGTGGTGGCGATGATGATGGTAGAGGTGGTGGTTGAAGTTGTGGAGGTGGTGGAGTTCGAGGAAGGGGTGGTGGTGATGGACGTTGTGGTGGTGGTTGTGATGGTGATGGAGGTGGTGgaggtagtggtggtggtggtggtggaggagatGGTGGTGGAGGTTGTGGAGTTAGTGGTAGCGGTTGTGGTGGAgctggtggtggtggtagtggtggagGTTGTGTTGGTGGACGGACGTGGTAGTGGTGGTGATGATTATGGTAGAGGTGGTGGTGAGAGTTGTGAAGGTGGTGGAGTTTGAGGAGGTGGCTGCGGTGATGGacgttgtggtggtggtggtgatggtgatGGTGGTagttgtggtggtggtggaggtggtggaggTAGTGGCGGATGGTGGTGGTGGacgtggtggtggtggtggtgttggTGGTGGAGGTTGTGTTGGTGGACGTggaagtggtagtggtggtgatGGTGACGGTAAAGGTGGTGGTGGAAGTTGTGGAGGTGTTGTATGCAGTAGCTCGTAACGCCTTATGTCATAGGCAAATGATCCATGGGTGACCAATCAGAATGCGCCGCATTACTaaccaatcagagcattgctattaGCTGTACTGATTAATTAGAGCATTGCTTTGACTCTATTTATTATACTTACCCCTGTGAATTCATTCACTGCTATTTTCgatatcaaagtgtaaggattaggtaagcttactttgacgcattttacgcgcgagtgaccccatattcttttagtgtAAACAGTTAAATAGTACTCGTCAAAACCTTTCGTGGGACACCAAACACGGGTATATTCTGATAAGCCATAAAGAAGAAATCAACATTTCAGGCCTGAGTGATTTCATTTCCAGTTGGATGCTTCTAAGTGTTAGGTCTCGTCAAGCGCTTTCATTTGACACAAAGATCATCAAAATCGCTTTATAAATAAGGACGATATGGCACTTTCAAAATTTAAGTCATCAATTTTGAATTAAGCGCCAAATGGTGACGTCACAAAAGTGTACACTACCATTTTTAAACTTGAATAcctctgaaatataaaaaaaaggcaTGTAGAAGTATATACATTTGGAATCTACGTGACAAGACCTTTCAAGCGATGCACTTTACAAGAGCGAAATGCAGAGAtttagaaaaagtttaaaaatcgcTGTTATGTCATAACTCGATAGCGGTTGAAAACTGAAACGAGAATGGGGggtgtaaatgaaagatttttattgaGTCTATCACATGACATTAACATCTCTCAATACTGATGAATAGAAATTGTGACACGAAATGGGAAAAACCGTTTGTCAATATTAATTGTACTATTACTTATCAAAATGCTTATCGATTTTCCAGAATGGTCAAAATAGATTTTCCACTACAAATCTTTACTTTAGACATCATTCTAAAGGCCTACAAAAGTTTTATAACGCAGAATACTCGTTCTTATAAGTTTCGCCTAAAAGTCAAAACCACCGGACCACGATCTCTAAATCCATGCATGGAGGAATATGTCCAGTGCGGCAATACTTATGATATCATTCGATAACcaataaaatgtggaaaaatTGTGTGAATGCGAAAGAAATTACTTGAAATGTACAAATGttgtaatgaagaaaaaatacagAATACAATTTTTGTCGTGTCGGAAAGATTTTAATAGGTTTGTCCAGAAGTCAAAACGACTATACTGGGTTAATATGCAAAAAGATTTGTTAAATAATGTTAATACAGATCCAGATGAATTCTGGAAAGCTATTGGTAAAGTTGGTATTggaataaacaagaaaaataatataccTATGAAAATCCTTTCCGACAATGGAAATATTGTTACAGACACTAGTATAGCTTTAGATAAATGGAAATCTAGTTTTGAAGCTTTGTATAATGGAAAGTCTATAGTAGATACATCTGTCAGTAAGAAACATGAAGTCATTTTGAATGACATTTCATCTTTCACACAGCAACAAGAACCAATCAACAATAATATAAGTGTTCTAGAAGTAAGGAAGgcaatttttaaagcaaaaacgAAGAAATCTCCAGGAATTGATCAAATACCTTACGAAGTATTTAAAAACGATGTATCTGTTTCTTATCgtcatgttttatttaatgtGTGTTTTAATAGTGGCCGAATCCCAACAGAATAGGGTAGATACATTGTCAATCCAATTCCAAAAAGTAACACAAGTGACAAACGTGACCCAATGTCATATCGTGGTATATCACTGTCACCCACTATGTATAAGTTGTACAGTTCAGTTTTGAGCGAGAGATTATCTGAATGGGCGGAGTCGAACTCTAAATTAATAGATGAACAAAATGGTGTTCGGAAAAAATGGAGCACTATTGATCAATTATCGTCCTTAACAAATATCGTTGAAActagaattaaaaagaaattatccACATTTACAGCATTCATTGATTTTAGGAAAGCATACGACTCCGTACATAGAGGTAAGCTCTGGCGAAAACTGAATAGCAttggtatccatggtaaaatGTATAATGCAATAAAGTCC
Protein-coding sequences here:
- the LOC128551860 gene encoding uncharacterized protein LOC128551860; translated protein: MTQDNLVYTFVDCCSGGGGSDGRGGSGRGSGGVRGGGGDDGRCGGGGGGGGVRGRGGGDGRCGGGCDGDGGGGGSGGGGGGGDGGGGCGVSGSGCGGAGGGGSGGGCVGGRTW